One Babesia bovis T2Bo chromosome 4 map unlocalized Chr4_1, whole genome shotgun sequence genomic window carries:
- a CDS encoding DEAD/DEAH box helicase family protein — protein MGASDGEDRSVYETSEVCEVVDSFEGLGLREEILKGIFSYGFDKPSAVQQRAIKPILDGRDVIIQSQSGTGKTCVFCLGALQIVNPASKQTQVLLLSPTRELAEQSQKVCLALGDYCNVEVHCCIGGKRVSDDIKALESGVHIVSGTPGRVNHMIAERHLNTRNIKQMILDEADEMLNRGFKDQVYSIYRYLPPTLQVILVSATLPQEVVEITEKFMNNPFRVLVKRDELTLDGIKQFFVAVEKEQWKFDTLCDLYESLIITQAVVFCNTREKVDWLAKRMQDSNFTVCKMHGEMSQKERNDIMQRFRRGESRVLISTDIWGRGLDVQQVSLVVNYDLPNSRENYIHRIGRSGRYGRKGVAINFVKDDDIRILRDIEQYYSTQIDEMPMNIAELL, from the exons ATGGGAGCATCCGACGGAGAAGATCGTTCAGTCTACGAGACTTCGGAAGTATGCGAGGTAGTTGATTCATTTGAAGGACTTGGGTTACGTGAAGAAATTTTGAAGGGTATTTTTTCATATGGTTTCGACAAGCCTTCGGCCGTTCAGCAACGTGCCATAAAGCCCATCCTTGATGGACGGGATGTCATTATACAATCGCAGAGTGGAACAGGCAAAACATGCGTATTTTGTTTAGGCGCACTACAGATAGTAAATCCAGCATCGAAACAGACACAAGTGCTGCTCCTTTCACCAACACGTGAGCTTGCTGAGCAATCCCAAAAGGTTTGCTTGGCCCTGGGTGACTACTGCAACGTTGAAGTGCATTGCTGTATAGGTGGCAAGCGTGTATCTGATGATATAAAGGCATTAGAATCGGGTGTACACATTGTATCGGGGACTCCTGGCAGGGTCAATCATATGATAGCTGAACGTCACTTAAACACTAGGAATATCAAACAGATGATTCTTGATGAAGCCGATGAGATGCTTAATCGTGGATTCAAAGATCAGGtgtattctatatataggtATTTACCTCCAACATTGCAGGTCATTTTAGTATCTGCTACCTTGCCCCAAGAAGTGGTGGAAATCACAGAGAAGTTCATGAACAACCCATTCCGCGTGCTAGTTAAACGTGATGAACTTACACTAGATGGTATTAAGCAATTCTTTGTGGCTGTCGAAAAGGAACAGTGGAAGTTCGACACTCTCTGCGATCTCTACGAGTCACTTATCATCACCCAGGCCGTTGTTTTCTGCAACACCCGCGAGAAGGTCGATTGGCTGGCTAAGCGTATGCAGGATTCAAATTTCACAGTATGCAAAATGCATGGTGAAATGTCACAAAAAGAACGTAATGATATTATGCAACGGTTTCGACGTGGAGAGTCACGTGTATTGATATCAACAGATATTTGGGGACGTGGCCTTGATGTTCAACAGGTGTCACTTGTAGTAAACTACGACCTGCCAAACAGTCGTGAGAACTATATTCACCGCATAGGACGCTCCGGTCGTTACGGTCGTAAGGGGGTTGCAATTAACTTTGTCAAG GATGATGACATTCGCATTCTACGTGACATAGAACAGTATTACTCAACGCAAATTGACGAAATGCCAATGAATATCGCTGAACTCCTTTAA